The Deinococcus aquaticus genomic interval ACGCCCTGCTGGCCCGCATTCCCGGCCACCGGGGCACCGGCGTGGTCCGCCCCCCGCCCGGCGAGCAGGAGTACACCCTGCTGGCCCGCTTCGACTCCCTGAGCGCCGCCGCCGACTGGGAGCTGTCGCCGGAACGCGCCGACTGGCTCTCACGCATCGCGCCGCTGGTCGACGAGCACGTCAGTTTCGAGAAACAACCGGGCCTGGACTTCTGGTTCACGCCGCCCGCCGCCGCCCGCCTGCGCCAGCCGCCCCGCTGGAAGATGGCGCTCCTCACGCTCGCCGCCCTGTACCCGGTCAGCGTGAGCACGTCGTGGCTGTTCGGAGAGGCTCTGAAACCCTGGCTGGGCCACTACCCCATGCCCGTGCGGGCGCTCCCGCAGATGATCGTGGTCGTGCTGTCCATGACCTACCTCGTCATGCCCGCCGTGACCCGCTGGGCCACCGGCTGGCTGCGCCGCTAGCCAGACTCCGGGCACGCAAGCAGGCGGCCCCCACCACTGGAAGGCCGCCTGCTCTGGAGTGCGTAGGGACTCAGTTGTGCTGAGCCGCCTGCCACTGCTGCACGCTGGGGGCGGCGTCGGCGCGGGACAGCAGCGCGACCAGCTGGCCGTCCTGATGGGGGGTGATCAGCAGGGTGTGCTCGCCGTACGCGAGGTGCAGGCTGCTCAGGTCACCGCGTTGCAGGTGCAGTCCGGCGGTGGTGGCGGTGGTCAGCAGGAAGCGGCTGTACTTGCCGAACGCCTCTGGAATGGCCTGCCCGGCGTGTGCGCGGGCCTGCCCGTCGGGGCCGTACTGCGCGGCGCCCACGACTCCGTTCAGGGCGACCAGCTGTTCCAGCGGGCTCAGGGCGAGAGCGGGGGCCTGCGGCGCGGCCGGCACCTCGGGAATGGCCGGCACTGCGGGAACGGGCGGCTGTACCGGGGCCTGTTCGATGGCCGGCATCCTGGTTTCTGGCAGGTGGGCGGCCGGCTGGTGCGCTTCTGGCAGGTGCGTGGCCGGGAGCGCGGCGTCTGCGGCGGGGGCCTGGGCGTTCTTGCGGGCGGCCAGGGCGGCCTGCAGGTGCGGTTCGATGGCGGGCAGCAGTTCGGTGGGCGTGAAGGGTTTGCGCAGCACGCCGCACGCTCCGGCGCTGGTGGCGTCGCGCTGGGTCACGTCGTCCACGATGCCGCTCATGAGCATCACGGGCACGTTCACGTGGCGGTCGCCGAGGGTGCGGGCCAGTTCCAGGCCGCTCATGCCGGGCATCAGGATGTCGGCCAGGATCATGTCGGGCAGCGGCTCGAGGTTCAGCAGGGCGTTCTCGGCGCTGTCGGCCATGCGGACCACGTAGCCCTGCGGGGCCAGGATGCGTTCCAGGGCCTTGCGGACGCTGACGCTGTCATCCACGACCAGGATGGTGGTTGGGGCAGGGGTGTGGGTCAGGTCGGACGGGTTCATGAGGCCTCCAGGGCAGAGTTGGGTGAGGTTGCCTGAGAGTGATCAATCTGCACGGCGGCTTCCATCAGCAGGCGGGCGGTGGGGAGTGTGATCTGTTTAGGGTAACTGTTCAGGGCGTCGGGGGAAATCAGGTGGAAGCGGAACTCGCCGGGACCCGAGACGCTCATCAGGTGCGTGGCGGCCTGCGTGGGTGGCATGGTGCCGAATTCCGCGTCGATGATCTCACCCCGGCGCAGCACGAGGTGCGCGGGTTGCGCGCCCAGGTGCAGGATCAGCAGGCCCGTCAGTTGCAGGTCCTGGGTGCACAGCAGCACGTCGGTCAGGCCCAGGGAGGTCAGGGTGCCGTGCAGGGCGGCGGCGTCCGGGTCGGCCCAGCGGGGCGCGGTCAGTTCGCCCAGGCGGGCCAGGGCGCGGGCCAGTCCCTCGGGGACGCTCAGTCCGGCGGGGACGGTCACGTCGTGCGGGCCGCCGTAGCGTTTGGGCAGTTGCGCGCCGGGAATCAGGATGATGGTCTCGGCGCTGGCCGGGTCGTCCCGCAGGATCTCGTGCAGGTCGGCGGGACTGAGGTCCTCGAGATGCGGGTCGATGATCACCAGGTACGGTTTCTCGCGTTCGATCTGCGTCAGGGCGTGGAGGCCTCCGGCGGCGGTGGTGGCGGTCCAGCCAGCCGCTTCGATCAGCGCGGCGTGCGACAGGGCGCGTGACAGGTGCGGCGAGACCACCAGGCAGCAGCTGTCGGAACCTCCCCAGGTCATGCGCTGACCTTCCCGGCGGGCAGCAGCGCGGTCAGGCGGCGTTGCAGCAGGCGTTCCTCGGCGGGTTTGGCGAGGTAGTCGCTGGCACCGAGTTCCATGGCGAGTTGCTGGTGTTTCTCACCGGCGCGGGTGGTCATGATCACGACCGGCAACCCCGTGTGGGCGGGGCTGCTGCGCACGGCGCGCAGGAGCTCGAAGCCGTTCATGCGGGGCATTTCGAGGTCGCTGAGCAGCAGGTCGGCGCGCTCGCCGGCCAGCAGGCGTTCCAGGGCTTCCTGGCCGTCGCTGGCGGTGGTGACGGTGAACCCGAAGCGTTCGAGGCTGCGGCCCACGTGGCGGCGCACGCTGAGGCTGTCGTCGACCAGCAGGATGTGCGCGGTGTCGGTGGGGGCGGCCGTGCGGCGCTCGGCGCGGCGCACACCCCGGGCGCTGGCCTGCGCCAGTCCGGCCGGGTCGAGGATCGCGGCGGGGAAGGCCCGGCCAGCCGCGTCGTTCAGGGTGGTCATGCCGCTCAGGTACTCCAGGCTGCCCAGCAGGGTCCCGGCGGGCCGCAGCACGATTTCCTCGAGGCTCAGGAACTCGTCGACCAGCAGGTGCAGGGTGCCGGCGCCGTTCTCGCCGGCCAGGGCGACGCGGGCCACGTAGCGGACGCTGGCGGGCGCCTCGCCCCACAGGTCGTTCAGGTCCACGCTGCCGGCAGGCGCCTCGCCTTCCAGGACGCTCATGCCCTGCATCTGCGAGGCGAGGATGGCCACGCGCTGCGTGCCGACGCGCATGACCAGCACGTCCGTGATCTGCTGCGCGACCGGGACGTGCAGGGTGATGGCGGTGCCCTGGCCGGGCTGGCTGCGCAGGTTCACGCGGCCGCCCATGCGGGCGATGGCGTCGCGCACGGCGTCCATGCCGACGCCGCGCCCGGCTTCCTGCGTGACCTGCCCGGCGGTGCTGAGGCCCGGCAGGAACACCAGTTGCGCGGTCTGGTCGTCAGTGTACGTGGCGAGTTCCCCGGCGCTGGCGTGCCCGGATTGCAGGGCGCGCTGGCGCAGCGCCTCGAAGTTCAGGCCGCGCCCGTCGTCCTGCACGGTCACGCTGAGGTGGCCGTCGGCCACGCGGGCGCTCACGCTGACCTGCAGGCGGCCGGGTTTGCCGTGCGCTTCGCGCTCTGCCGGGGTCTGCCCGCCGTGCACGGCAGCGTTGGTCAGCAGGTGCAGCAGCGCCTCGCCCAGCGGGCCGGCGTGCTGCGCGTCGATCAGGCTGTCCTCGCCGTGAATGGTGAGGGTCAGGTCGTCGCGGCGGCCCGCCCAGCGGTGCAGGGGCGCGGTGACGCGGCTGACCGGCAGCAGGCGGGCGCGGCTGAGTTCCACGCGCAGCTGGCGGGTCAGTTTTTCCAGGCTGGTCAGTTCGTCGCCCAGCGCGCTGATGCCCTGCGCGGTCTGGGCGCGGATCTCGGTCAGGTCGGCGCTCAGTTCGGTCACGGCGCGCGCCAGGATGTTCAGGTCGTCGTACGTGTCGAGTTCCAGCGCCCCGAAGTCCGCGAGGCGGTCCTGGAGTTGCAGGTCACCGGCCGGGCGGGCCGTTCCCGCGCTGCCCATGCCCGCGCCTGCACCCGTGCCAGTGCCCATGCTGCCGCCGGGCGTCAGGTGGGGGTTCAGGTAACGTTCCTCGAAGTCGCGCACGGTGCGCTGCACGCGTTCGTGCGCGGCGTCCAGGCTCCCGGAGAGCGCCTGCTGCCGCAGGAACAGGCCGTTCAGGCGGGCGCGGCTGGCGACCAGTCCGGCCACGTCATCCAGCATGCCGTCCAGGCGGGCGCTGTCCACGCGCACACTCAGGCGGGTTTCACTGCGGGCCGTGTCGGTCGGGGCGGCCGTGACCGGCAGGGCCGGGGCCTGACCACCCAGCAGGGCGGCCACGCTGGCGCGGTAGGTCTGCACGCGGTCCGTCTGGGAGCCCAGGCGACCCTCGGCGTGAGCCAGGACGGCCTCGGCCACGTTCAGGCCGTCCTCGAGCAGCGGCAGGGCGCGGTCCAGGGGAATGCCGTCCTCGCGGGCACTGGACATCAGGTCTTCCAGGGCGTGGCCGGTGTCCGCGAGGTCCTGCAATCCCACCATGGCGCTGCTGCCTTTCAGGGTGTGAGCCGCGCGGAACAGCGCGGTCAGGTCCGGGGTGTCCGAGTCCAGGCCCTGACGGAGCGCGGCGGTCAGTTCGGCCGCTTCCGGCCCGAAGTCCTCCCAGATGGGCGCGTTGATGACCGCGAAGGGTTGCTCCTCGCGCAGGTCGCTCAGGGCGTCGCGGGCCTTGAGTTCGAAGGGGTGGGCCTTCAGGAGCGCCGTGACGTGCTGCGGGCCGTCCTTGTGCGCGAACATTAGCCCCACGTCGCCTTCGCCCTCGCCGCGCTCGATGCGGTCGAGGGCCATGTTCATGCAGCTCACGGCCCGTTCGAGCACCTCGGTGATCTGCGGAACGGCCGTTTCGGGCAGGCTGGCGCGGCCTTCCATCAGGCGCTCGAGCAGTCCGGCCAGCGCGGCGGTCTGCGGGTAACCGTACAGGCCGGCGGTGCCCTGAAGGCGGTGGCCGAGAACCCACAGGGTTTCCATGGCCTGCAGGCGGGTGGTGGGCATCCACAGGTCGACGGTCGCGTCCTCGAGCCCGGCCGTGACGCTACGGGCGTCCTGCAGGTACGTGGCGGTCAGGTCCGCGTCCAGGGTGACCGGGTTGTAGGGAACGGACGTCATGGCTGGTTTCCTCTCAGGAAGTGAAGTGGGAGAAGCGGACGCGCGGGACCATGCCAGCGGGCGTGGTCCCGGCGGAAGCTCAGTTCGGAAGCTTGAAGCGCGACAGGCTCTGCAGCAGGTTCTGCGCGAGGTGCTGCAGTCGCTGCGCGGCGTCACGGCCCTGCTGCACGCTCTCGTGCGACTGCTCGGCGATCTGACCGATCTGGTGCACCGATTCGCTCACCTGTTCCACGCTGATCACCTGGGCGGCGGTGGCGGCGTTGATTCGTTCGGCGAACTGCGCGGCCTGCGCGGCCAGCGTGCCCAGTTCCTCGATACGCTCCCCGGCGGTCGCGGCGACGCGGTACCCCTGTTCCACCTCGCGGGTGCCGTCTTCCACGCTGGTGACGACCTCCGTGATTTCCAGCTGCACCGTGCGGATCAGGCTGGCGATGCGCGCGGTGGCCTGCGCGGAGGAGTCCGCGAGTTTACGCACTTCGTCTGCCACGATCGCGAAGCGGCTGCCGGCGGCCCCT includes:
- a CDS encoding antibiotic biosynthesis monooxygenase — protein: MSGDLHLTDARPTDPVSLVVRRRIRPGREAEYEALLTEANALLARIPGHRGTGVVRPPPGEQEYTLLARFDSLSAAADWELSPERADWLSRIAPLVDEHVSFEKQPGLDFWFTPPAAARLRQPPRWKMALLTLAALYPVSVSTSWLFGEALKPWLGHYPMPVRALPQMIVVVLSMTYLVMPAVTRWATGWLRR
- a CDS encoding response regulator; this encodes MNPSDLTHTPAPTTILVVDDSVSVRKALERILAPQGYVVRMADSAENALLNLEPLPDMILADILMPGMSGLELARTLGDRHVNVPVMLMSGIVDDVTQRDATSAGACGVLRKPFTPTELLPAIEPHLQAALAARKNAQAPAADAALPATHLPEAHQPAAHLPETRMPAIEQAPVQPPVPAVPAIPEVPAAPQAPALALSPLEQLVALNGVVGAAQYGPDGQARAHAGQAIPEAFGKYSRFLLTTATTAGLHLQRGDLSSLHLAYGEHTLLITPHQDGQLVALLSRADAAPSVQQWQAAQHN
- a CDS encoding DUF4388 domain-containing protein is translated as MTWGGSDSCCLVVSPHLSRALSHAALIEAAGWTATTAAGGLHALTQIEREKPYLVIIDPHLEDLSPADLHEILRDDPASAETIILIPGAQLPKRYGGPHDVTVPAGLSVPEGLARALARLGELTAPRWADPDAAALHGTLTSLGLTDVLLCTQDLQLTGLLILHLGAQPAHLVLRRGEIIDAEFGTMPPTQAATHLMSVSGPGEFRFHLISPDALNSYPKQITLPTARLLMEAAVQIDHSQATSPNSALEAS
- a CDS encoding hybrid sensor histidine kinase/response regulator encodes the protein MTSVPYNPVTLDADLTATYLQDARSVTAGLEDATVDLWMPTTRLQAMETLWVLGHRLQGTAGLYGYPQTAALAGLLERLMEGRASLPETAVPQITEVLERAVSCMNMALDRIERGEGEGDVGLMFAHKDGPQHVTALLKAHPFELKARDALSDLREEQPFAVINAPIWEDFGPEAAELTAALRQGLDSDTPDLTALFRAAHTLKGSSAMVGLQDLADTGHALEDLMSSAREDGIPLDRALPLLEDGLNVAEAVLAHAEGRLGSQTDRVQTYRASVAALLGGQAPALPVTAAPTDTARSETRLSVRVDSARLDGMLDDVAGLVASRARLNGLFLRQQALSGSLDAAHERVQRTVRDFEERYLNPHLTPGGSMGTGTGAGAGMGSAGTARPAGDLQLQDRLADFGALELDTYDDLNILARAVTELSADLTEIRAQTAQGISALGDELTSLEKLTRQLRVELSRARLLPVSRVTAPLHRWAGRRDDLTLTIHGEDSLIDAQHAGPLGEALLHLLTNAAVHGGQTPAEREAHGKPGRLQVSVSARVADGHLSVTVQDDGRGLNFEALRQRALQSGHASAGELATYTDDQTAQLVFLPGLSTAGQVTQEAGRGVGMDAVRDAIARMGGRVNLRSQPGQGTAITLHVPVAQQITDVLVMRVGTQRVAILASQMQGMSVLEGEAPAGSVDLNDLWGEAPASVRYVARVALAGENGAGTLHLLVDEFLSLEEIVLRPAGTLLGSLEYLSGMTTLNDAAGRAFPAAILDPAGLAQASARGVRRAERRTAAPTDTAHILLVDDSLSVRRHVGRSLERFGFTVTTASDGQEALERLLAGERADLLLSDLEMPRMNGFELLRAVRSSPAHTGLPVVIMTTRAGEKHQQLAMELGASDYLAKPAEERLLQRRLTALLPAGKVSA